The Virgibacillus dokdonensis genome includes a window with the following:
- the fusA gene encoding elongation factor G produces the protein MAREFSLEKTRNIGIMAHIDAGKTTTTERILFYTGRIHKIGETHEGASQMDWMEQEQERGITITSAATTAQWKNHRINIIDTPGHVDFTVEVERSLRVLDGAVTVLDAQSGVEPQTETVWRQATTYGVPRIVFINKMDKIGADFLYATKTLKDRLGANAHPVQLPVGAEDNFEGIIDLIDMQAFFYEDDLGTRAETREIPADLMDKAQEWRNSLIEAVAELDEDLMMKYLEGEEISKDELRVAIRKATLDVEFYPVYCGSAFKNKGVQLMLDGVIDYLPAPTDVADIEGIVPGTEEKVTRPSTDNAPFSALAFKVMTDPYVGKLTFFRVYSGTLDAGSYVKNSVKDKRERVGRILQMHANSRQEISTVYAGEIAAAVGLKDTSTGDTLCDEKNLVILESMDFPEPVIGVAIEPKTKADQDKMGIALGKLAEEDPTFKTETNEETGQTIISGMGELHLDVIVDRLKREFKVEANVGAPQVAYRETFRSAAEVEGKFVRQSGGRGQYGHVWVKFEPNEEGAGFEFVNKIVGGVVPREYIPSVQAGIEESMENGVLAGYPLIDIKATLYDGSYHDVDSNEMAFKVAASMALKAAKNKCNPVLLEPIAKVEIVIPEEYMGDIMGDITSRRGRVEGMEARGPAQVVKGFVPLSEMFGYATALRSNTQGRGTFTMYFDHYEEVPKSISEEIIKKNAGQ, from the coding sequence ATGGCTAGAGAGTTCTCCTTGGAAAAGACGCGAAATATTGGTATTATGGCACACATTGATGCAGGTAAAACTACTACTACGGAGCGTATTCTTTTCTATACAGGACGCATTCATAAAATTGGTGAAACGCATGAAGGTGCATCACAGATGGACTGGATGGAGCAAGAGCAGGAAAGAGGTATTACTATTACTTCTGCTGCAACGACTGCTCAATGGAAAAACCATCGAATTAACATTATTGACACACCTGGACACGTGGATTTCACTGTTGAAGTTGAACGTTCATTACGTGTGTTAGACGGTGCCGTAACCGTTCTTGATGCACAGTCAGGTGTGGAGCCACAAACGGAAACAGTATGGCGCCAAGCTACAACATACGGGGTTCCACGTATTGTTTTTATTAACAAAATGGATAAGATCGGCGCTGATTTTCTTTATGCAACAAAAACGTTAAAAGATCGTCTAGGCGCTAATGCACATCCGGTTCAACTTCCGGTAGGTGCAGAAGATAACTTTGAAGGAATTATCGACCTCATTGACATGCAGGCATTCTTCTATGAAGATGACCTCGGTACTCGTGCAGAGACTCGTGAAATTCCGGCTGATTTAATGGATAAAGCTCAAGAATGGCGTAATAGCTTAATTGAAGCTGTTGCTGAACTTGACGAAGACTTAATGATGAAATACTTAGAGGGTGAAGAAATCTCTAAGGATGAGTTAAGAGTCGCTATCCGAAAAGCTACACTAGATGTTGAATTCTATCCAGTATATTGTGGGTCAGCATTCAAAAATAAAGGTGTACAATTAATGCTTGATGGTGTTATTGATTACCTTCCAGCACCTACGGATGTTGCTGATATTGAAGGGATTGTCCCTGGTACGGAGGAAAAAGTAACTCGTCCATCTACAGACAATGCACCGTTCTCAGCATTGGCATTTAAAGTAATGACAGATCCATATGTTGGTAAGCTTACTTTCTTCCGAGTATATTCAGGTACACTAGATGCTGGTTCTTATGTGAAAAACTCTGTAAAAGATAAGCGTGAGCGTGTTGGACGTATCCTACAAATGCACGCAAATTCAAGACAAGAGATTTCCACTGTATATGCTGGTGAAATTGCAGCTGCTGTTGGTTTAAAAGATACATCTACTGGTGATACGCTTTGTGATGAAAAGAATTTAGTTATTCTTGAATCTATGGATTTCCCAGAACCGGTAATCGGAGTTGCTATTGAACCAAAAACAAAAGCCGACCAAGACAAAATGGGTATTGCTTTAGGTAAACTAGCTGAAGAAGACCCAACCTTTAAAACAGAAACAAATGAAGAAACAGGCCAAACGATTATTTCAGGTATGGGTGAACTTCATCTTGACGTTATCGTTGACCGCTTGAAGCGTGAATTCAAAGTAGAAGCAAACGTTGGTGCGCCACAGGTTGCATATCGTGAGACATTCCGATCTGCTGCTGAAGTAGAAGGTAAATTTGTTCGCCAATCTGGTGGTCGTGGACAATACGGACACGTTTGGGTTAAATTTGAACCTAACGAAGAAGGCGCTGGCTTTGAATTTGTGAACAAAATTGTTGGTGGGGTTGTACCACGTGAATACATTCCATCTGTTCAAGCTGGTATTGAAGAATCAATGGAAAATGGTGTATTAGCCGGATATCCACTAATTGATATTAAAGCAACTTTGTATGATGGAAGCTATCATGATGTGGACTCTAACGAAATGGCATTTAAAGTAGCTGCCTCTATGGCACTAAAAGCTGCTAAAAATAAGTGTAACCCAGTTCTTCTTGAGCCGATTGCTAAAGTAGAAATTGTTATCCCAGAAGAATATATGGGAGACATCATGGGTGATATTACTTCTCGTCGCGGACGTGTAGAAGGTATGGAAGCTAGAGGTCCTGCCCAAGTGGTAAAAGGCTTCGTTCCACTTTCTGAAATGTTCGGTTACGCTACAGCATTGCGTTCTAACACACAAGGTCGTGGTACATTTACGATGTACTTTGATCACTACGAGGAAGTACCAAAGAGTATTTCTGAAGAAATTATTAAGAAAAATGCTGGTCAATAA
- the rpsG gene encoding 30S ribosomal protein S7, giving the protein MPRKGPVPKRDVLPDPLYNSKLVTRLINQIMVDGKRGKAQKILYKAFELVAERSGQNAMEVFEQAMKNVMPVLEVRARRVGGSNYQVPMEVRPERRQALGLRYIVNYSRLRGEKTMEERLANEILDASNNTGASVKKREELHKMAEANKAFAHYRW; this is encoded by the coding sequence ATGCCACGTAAAGGCCCAGTACCTAAACGCGATGTCTTACCAGATCCGCTTTACAACTCAAAACTTGTGACTCGTTTAATCAATCAAATTATGGTTGATGGAAAAAGAGGAAAAGCACAAAAAATTCTTTATAAAGCATTTGAATTGGTTGCTGAAAGAAGCGGTCAAAATGCAATGGAAGTATTTGAACAAGCGATGAAAAATGTTATGCCTGTTCTTGAAGTACGTGCACGTCGTGTTGGTGGATCAAACTACCAAGTACCAATGGAAGTACGTCCAGAACGTCGTCAAGCGCTAGGACTACGTTATATTGTTAACTACTCTCGTTTACGCGGAGAAAAAACAATGGAAGAACGTCTTGCTAATGAAATTTTAGATGCTTCTAACAATACAGGTGCTTCTGTGAAGAAACGCGAAGAACTGCATAAAATGGCAGAAGCTAACAAAGCATTTGCTCATTACCGCTGGTAA
- the rpsL gene encoding 30S ribosomal protein S12 translates to MPTINQLVRKGRVSKPKKSDSPALNKGYNSFKKTFTDQNSPQKRGVCTRVGTLTPKKPNSALRKYARVRLSNNMEVTAYIPGIGHNLQEHSVVLLRGGRVKDLPGVRYHIVRGALDTAGVEGRMQGRSKYGTKRPKK, encoded by the coding sequence ATGCCAACAATTAACCAATTAGTGCGTAAAGGTCGTGTAAGCAAACCAAAAAAGTCTGATTCTCCAGCTCTAAACAAGGGGTATAACAGCTTTAAGAAAACATTCACAGACCAAAACTCTCCACAAAAACGTGGTGTATGTACACGTGTTGGAACATTAACGCCGAAGAAACCAAACTCAGCACTTCGTAAATATGCTCGTGTGCGTTTGTCTAACAACATGGAAGTAACAGCATACATTCCTGGAATTGGTCATAATCTTCAGGAACACAGCGTTGTACTTCTTCGTGGTGGTCGTGTGAAAGACTTACCTGGTGTTCGTTATCACATTGTTCGTGGTGCGTTGGATACAGCAGGTGTAGAAGGTAGAATGCAAGGTCGTTCTAAGTACGGTACGAAAAGACCGAAAAAATAA
- a CDS encoding 50S ribosomal protein L7ae-like protein, whose amino-acid sequence MSYEKVMQVKSSVVIGTKQTLKAMKNGHISEVFVAVDADQHMIQKVTHLAEELGIPCHHVDSKKKLGVACGIEVGAAAVGIKQN is encoded by the coding sequence ATGTCTTATGAAAAAGTAATGCAAGTGAAATCTAGTGTAGTTATCGGAACAAAACAAACGCTCAAAGCCATGAAAAATGGGCATATTAGTGAAGTGTTTGTTGCTGTTGATGCAGATCAACATATGATACAAAAGGTTACACATTTAGCTGAAGAATTGGGCATTCCTTGTCATCATGTCGATTCTAAAAAGAAATTAGGAGTAGCATGTGGTATCGAGGTCGGTGCAGCCGCTGTTGGTATAAAACAGAATTGA